Proteins found in one Plectropomus leopardus isolate mb chromosome 9, YSFRI_Pleo_2.0, whole genome shotgun sequence genomic segment:
- the cetn4 gene encoding caltractin has translation MASGYRKPASSGSQRKKAGPKIELTEEQKQEIKEAFDLFDTDGTGTIDVKELKVAMRALGFEPKKEEIKKMIADIDKEGSGTIDFSDFLSMMTLKMSEKDSKEEILKAFRLFDDDSTGKISFKNLKRVAKELGENLTDEELQEMIDEADQDGDGEVSEQDFLRIMKKTNLY, from the exons atg GCTTCAGGTTACCGGAAACCAGCTTCTTCGGGAAGCCAAAGGAAAAAGGCAGGTCCCAAAATCGAGCTGACTGAGGagcaaaagcaagaaattaaggAGGCTTTTGATCTGTTTGACACAGACGGCACTGGGACAATAGACGTGAAGGAGCTAAAG GTTGCCATGCGGGCGCTCGGGTTTGAGCCAAAGAAAGAAGAGATCAAGAAGATGATTGCAGACATTGATAAAGAAGGCTCTGGAACAATCGACTTCAGTGACTTTCTCAGTATGATGACACTGAAAATG AGTGAAAAGGACTCTAAAGAAGAAATACTGAAGGCTTTTCGGCTGTTCGATGATGACAGCACAGgaaaaatctcatttaaaaatctCAAGAGAGTTGCCAAGGAGCTGGGTGAAAACCTCACCGATGAGGAATTACAG GAAATGATCGACGAGGCAGACCAAGACGGAGATGGTGAGGTCAGCGAGCAGGACTTCTTGAGGATAATGAAGAAGACCAATCTTTACTGA